A section of the Novosphingobium sp. G106 genome encodes:
- a CDS encoding TolC family protein, which translates to MRAFMGRLPRRVVSGMMVATCVAALCGPAQAQVAPPFATLLRQTADAPRRAESEADVRRSEGLARQARARPNPSVSILTENVAGSSPYRGVDRAETTLQYSQPLEIGGKRSARIAAGEAGVAASRARDRDAKIRYAYDLARTYAAADVADQRILLVEGEVEQAQEVLRAARALVDAGKEARLRALQAEAALYAVSADLEGAKADRIAAYARLSALAGVEETFTGLSESLLATPVAAPTYGPVDPMTSSSYLAAQAEREAAERRLTVEQKRAIPDVTAIVGVRRLDYEDATALTAGVSIPLNIFDRNRGNIAASQAEAQAAAARLAMARNDAIAEARAAGAQITAAQSRVAAAEASQRTAEETYRLARIAYEAGKSPLVELLNARHGLGEARGIVLDAKGASFEARAQLARLQGRTFSGDEIQ; encoded by the coding sequence ATGAGAGCCTTTATGGGCCGGCTGCCACGTCGCGTGGTGTCCGGCATGATGGTCGCGACGTGTGTCGCGGCGCTGTGCGGACCCGCACAGGCGCAAGTGGCGCCGCCGTTCGCTACACTTCTGCGCCAGACCGCCGACGCACCCCGGCGCGCCGAAAGCGAAGCCGATGTCCGTCGGTCCGAAGGTCTTGCGCGCCAGGCCCGCGCCCGGCCCAATCCGAGCGTAAGCATTCTCACCGAGAATGTCGCGGGATCGTCTCCTTATCGTGGGGTCGATCGCGCCGAGACGACGCTGCAATATAGCCAGCCGTTGGAAATCGGCGGCAAGCGTTCGGCGAGGATCGCAGCCGGAGAGGCGGGCGTCGCCGCGTCCCGCGCCCGCGATCGCGATGCGAAGATCCGCTACGCTTATGATCTTGCACGCACTTATGCAGCAGCGGACGTCGCGGACCAGAGGATCCTGCTGGTCGAAGGCGAGGTCGAGCAAGCGCAGGAGGTCCTGCGTGCCGCTCGCGCTCTGGTCGATGCCGGCAAGGAAGCGCGGCTGCGCGCCCTGCAAGCAGAGGCCGCGCTGTACGCGGTCAGCGCCGATCTCGAGGGGGCGAAAGCGGATCGCATTGCGGCCTATGCCCGCCTCTCCGCACTCGCCGGCGTCGAGGAGACCTTTACCGGCTTATCGGAATCGCTCTTGGCCACGCCCGTCGCAGCACCAACTTACGGCCCCGTCGATCCGATGACGAGTTCGTCCTATCTCGCTGCTCAGGCAGAGCGAGAGGCCGCCGAACGTCGGCTGACCGTCGAACAGAAGCGGGCGATCCCCGATGTGACGGCGATCGTCGGGGTTCGACGTCTCGACTACGAGGATGCGACCGCTCTGACGGCGGGCGTCTCAATCCCGCTCAACATCTTCGATCGCAACCGCGGCAATATCGCCGCCTCGCAAGCGGAGGCGCAGGCAGCCGCCGCAAGGCTGGCCATGGCCCGCAACGATGCGATTGCCGAAGCCCGCGCGGCCGGCGCGCAGATTACGGCCGCACAGTCGCGGGTTGCCGCTGCGGAGGCATCGCAAAGAACTGCGGAAGAAACCTATCGCCTTGCTCGCATTGCCTATGAAGCCGGCAAGTCCCCGCTCGTCGAGCTGCTGAACGCCCGTCACGGCCTCGGAGAGGCGCGGGGCATCGTCCTCGACGCCAAAGGCGCCAGTTTCGAGGCGCGCGCGCAGCTCGCCCGCCTTCAGGGCCGCACCTTTTCCGGAGATGAGATCCAATGA
- a CDS encoding efflux RND transporter periplasmic adaptor subunit — protein sequence MNPERNKLYAGAAIGLVLAALAGFGIARVTGPSAPKAETAAAVSTVPTDTVAISEDGIKTSGIGVAPAAAGGVAGIILASATVEATPDAEAVLTARAAGTVTRIFKRIGDPVSAGETIALVESREASAIAADRSAAAARVTLASRQLARERTLLAQGVSPRADYETAEANLAVAQAEARQASAAASAAKVSGDGRSVAVISSISGRIISAPVNLGASVQAETELFRVADPRRLQIEASVPAADASLAKAGDRVELTTNDGQKVEGRVRSATGVIDPQTRQATVVVTPSGGGGLIAPGQLVQARIFASGGGAALGVSVPQDAVQTIGDRTVVFVRTRQGFKAQTVRIGTRSSGMVEIVSGVPANTMIATTNAFLLKAELGKESAE from the coding sequence ATGAACCCCGAACGCAACAAGCTCTACGCAGGGGCCGCGATCGGTCTCGTCCTCGCCGCTCTTGCCGGTTTCGGAATCGCCCGTGTGACGGGTCCGTCCGCACCGAAAGCCGAGACGGCGGCCGCGGTCTCGACCGTTCCAACCGACACCGTCGCGATCAGCGAAGACGGCATCAAGACCTCAGGCATAGGCGTCGCACCAGCGGCAGCCGGTGGCGTTGCCGGCATAATCCTCGCGAGCGCCACCGTCGAGGCAACACCCGATGCCGAAGCGGTGCTCACTGCCCGGGCAGCAGGAACCGTCACCCGGATTTTCAAGCGGATCGGCGATCCAGTCTCGGCGGGCGAAACGATTGCCCTTGTTGAGAGCCGCGAGGCGTCGGCTATCGCCGCGGATCGCAGTGCGGCCGCCGCGCGGGTTACGCTCGCAAGCCGGCAATTGGCGCGCGAACGCACTTTGCTGGCCCAGGGCGTGTCGCCGCGGGCCGACTATGAGACGGCCGAGGCGAACCTTGCGGTCGCGCAGGCCGAAGCCCGGCAGGCGAGCGCTGCTGCCAGTGCGGCAAAGGTATCAGGCGATGGCCGGTCGGTTGCCGTGATCAGCTCGATCTCCGGCCGCATAATATCCGCACCCGTCAATCTCGGCGCGTCTGTCCAGGCCGAGACCGAGTTGTTCCGTGTCGCCGATCCGCGTCGCCTCCAGATCGAGGCGAGCGTGCCAGCAGCGGATGCATCGCTTGCGAAGGCTGGCGACAGGGTCGAGCTGACGACCAACGACGGCCAGAAGGTCGAAGGCCGGGTTCGCTCAGCGACGGGCGTGATCGACCCGCAGACGCGGCAAGCAACGGTGGTCGTAACGCCAAGCGGCGGTGGTGGTCTGATCGCGCCAGGCCAGCTCGTCCAGGCACGTATCTTCGCCAGCGGCGGCGGTGCGGCGTTGGGCGTGAGCGTGCCGCAGGACGCGGTCCAGACGATCGGCGATCGCACGGTGGTGTTCGTGCGAACCCGCCAGGGGTTCAAGGCGCAGACTGTGCGCATTGGCACGCGCAGCAGCGGTATGGTCGAGATCGTCTCAGGCGTCCCTGCAAACACGATGATCGCCACCACCAACGCCTTCCTGCTCAAGGCCGAGCTTGGCAAGGAGTCGGCGGAATGA
- a CDS encoding efflux RND transporter permease subunit, whose translation MIARILGLSVRARWAVAFVTFLVVLFGAWQITLLPIDAVPDVTNRQVQINSFVPTLGPVDMEKQVTFPVETALAGIPGLQMTRSLTRNGFSQVTAVFKDSTNIYFARQQVTERLAQAKDSLPAGVQPQLAPLTTGLGEIFMFSVAFVHPDGKGVKVIDGQPGWQSDGSYLTPEGEKLTTVVAKAAYLRTVQDWIIRPQMRTVQGVAGVDSNGGYVKQYVVEPNLTALASFGISVTELADALERSNLSAGSNYIRRAGESFLVRADARLRSVSDIEEAVIATRAGVPVRVKDVGQVVIGGAVRTGSGSVGGSEAVISTILMLTGENSRIVANRVADKLVEINKTLPPDVVASQAYNRSKLVNATIATVEKNLVEGALLVIVVLFLLLGNIRAALITAAVIPITMLMTAAGMNELGVSGNLMSLGALDFGLIVDGAVIIVENALRRLAERQHKEGRLLTRLERLTETTHAAQEMVRPTVYGQAIIFLVFIPLLTFQGVEGKTFAPMAITLMLALASAFILSITFVPAMVALLVTGKVSETEVKPIRWFKEKYQPALTRAVARPMPFILGGVGVFAAAVLLFGTLGQEFMPQLDEKDITVTNFRIPSASIDQSTAMQLQIENALKTLPEVALVFSKNGNADLGTDPMPPNASDTYVIPKPEKEWPAEVKSKEDILRRIEERMKPLIGNRTEIQQPIQMRFNELIAGVRSDVAVKLYGDDLDAMSEAGGRIATALRTIPGAADVQAEQTSGAPTFDIKVDRQAAGRYGLSVEEVASTVAAALGGREAGLLFEGDRRFDVVVRLPDAQRDDIETLGSIPVMLPSNGAGNARSIPLSEVARFTYTEGLNQISRENGKRMVVIQANVRGRDLGGFVTEAQAKIADVKLPAGTFTEWGGQFESLQSASERLAIVVPLCFVLIFALLYMALGGAWPALVVFTAVPMALAGGVFALAMRGIPFSITASVGFIALSGVAVLNGLVMMSAIRKRLDDGEGIDGAIIGGAMERVRPVLMTALVASLGFIPMALATGTGAEVQRPLATVVIGGLITSTALTLLVLPAISALMFRILAKRRTTTEPPAQLVKV comes from the coding sequence ATGATCGCGCGGATATTAGGGCTTTCGGTCAGAGCGCGATGGGCTGTTGCGTTCGTTACCTTCCTCGTCGTCCTGTTCGGCGCCTGGCAGATCACATTGCTACCAATCGATGCGGTGCCCGACGTCACCAATCGGCAGGTCCAGATCAACAGCTTCGTGCCCACCCTTGGTCCGGTCGATATGGAGAAGCAGGTCACCTTCCCGGTCGAAACCGCGCTTGCCGGTATTCCCGGCCTCCAGATGACCCGCTCGCTCACGCGTAATGGGTTCAGCCAGGTCACCGCCGTCTTCAAGGATAGCACCAACATCTATTTCGCTCGGCAACAGGTGACTGAACGGCTCGCGCAGGCCAAGGACAGCCTTCCTGCCGGGGTGCAGCCCCAACTCGCGCCGCTGACCACGGGCCTCGGCGAGATATTCATGTTCAGCGTTGCGTTCGTACATCCGGACGGCAAGGGCGTGAAGGTCATCGACGGTCAGCCTGGCTGGCAGTCCGACGGTTCCTATCTGACGCCCGAGGGCGAGAAACTGACGACAGTGGTCGCCAAGGCGGCTTATCTGCGCACGGTCCAGGATTGGATCATCCGCCCGCAGATGCGGACTGTCCAGGGTGTCGCCGGGGTCGATTCCAACGGCGGCTATGTGAAGCAATATGTCGTCGAACCCAATCTGACCGCGCTGGCATCCTTTGGCATCTCGGTCACCGAGTTGGCCGACGCACTTGAACGATCGAATCTGTCGGCGGGCTCCAACTATATCCGCCGTGCCGGTGAATCCTTCCTCGTCCGGGCCGACGCGCGGTTGCGTTCGGTCTCCGACATAGAAGAGGCGGTCATCGCCACACGCGCTGGCGTTCCGGTGCGCGTGAAGGATGTCGGCCAGGTCGTCATCGGCGGCGCGGTGCGTACCGGATCGGGCAGCGTCGGTGGATCGGAGGCGGTCATCTCGACGATTTTGATGCTCACTGGCGAGAACAGCCGCATCGTTGCCAACCGCGTCGCCGACAAGCTGGTCGAGATCAACAAGACCCTGCCGCCGGATGTTGTCGCAAGCCAGGCCTATAACCGTTCGAAACTGGTCAATGCGACCATCGCTACGGTCGAAAAGAACCTTGTGGAAGGCGCGCTCCTTGTCATCGTGGTGCTGTTCTTGCTGCTCGGCAATATCCGCGCGGCGCTCATCACGGCGGCGGTGATCCCGATCACCATGCTGATGACCGCTGCGGGTATGAATGAGCTTGGTGTCTCGGGCAATCTTATGAGTCTGGGCGCGCTCGACTTCGGCCTGATCGTCGATGGCGCCGTCATCATCGTCGAAAACGCGCTCCGGCGCCTCGCCGAGAGGCAGCACAAGGAAGGAAGGCTCTTAACCCGGCTCGAACGCTTGACCGAAACCACCCATGCCGCGCAGGAGATGGTTCGGCCGACCGTCTATGGCCAGGCCATCATCTTCCTCGTGTTCATACCGCTGCTCACCTTTCAGGGCGTCGAGGGCAAGACGTTCGCCCCGATGGCGATCACTCTGATGTTGGCACTGGCCAGCGCGTTCATCCTCTCGATCACCTTCGTACCGGCGATGGTCGCGTTGCTGGTGACCGGCAAGGTCAGCGAGACCGAGGTCAAACCGATCCGCTGGTTCAAGGAGAAATATCAGCCGGCGCTCACCCGCGCCGTAGCGCGGCCAATGCCGTTCATCCTCGGCGGCGTGGGCGTTTTTGCCGCCGCGGTGCTGCTGTTCGGCACGCTCGGACAGGAGTTCATGCCGCAGCTCGATGAGAAGGACATCACGGTCACCAACTTCCGTATTCCGTCCGCCTCGATCGACCAGTCGACAGCGATGCAGCTTCAGATCGAAAATGCATTGAAGACGTTGCCGGAGGTAGCGCTGGTCTTTTCCAAGAACGGCAATGCCGATCTCGGCACCGATCCCATGCCCCCGAACGCTTCGGACACCTATGTCATTCCCAAGCCTGAAAAGGAGTGGCCGGCCGAGGTCAAGTCCAAGGAGGATATCCTTCGGCGGATCGAGGAGCGGATGAAGCCGCTGATCGGCAACCGTACGGAGATCCAGCAGCCGATCCAGATGCGGTTCAACGAGCTGATCGCGGGCGTCCGCTCGGACGTCGCGGTCAAGCTCTATGGCGACGACCTGGACGCGATGAGCGAGGCGGGAGGCCGAATCGCGACCGCGCTGCGAACCATTCCAGGCGCGGCGGACGTGCAGGCGGAACAGACATCGGGCGCACCGACTTTCGACATCAAGGTCGATCGCCAGGCGGCGGGCCGTTACGGCCTGTCGGTCGAAGAGGTCGCCAGTACGGTCGCGGCCGCACTTGGCGGCCGCGAGGCAGGTTTGTTGTTCGAAGGCGACCGGCGGTTCGATGTCGTGGTGCGTCTGCCCGACGCACAGCGCGACGATATCGAGACGCTGGGCTCGATCCCGGTCATGCTACCATCCAACGGTGCCGGGAACGCGCGTTCCATCCCGCTCAGCGAAGTGGCGCGCTTCACCTACACCGAGGGGCTCAACCAGATCAGCCGGGAGAACGGTAAGCGGATGGTCGTCATCCAGGCCAATGTGCGCGGCCGCGATCTCGGCGGGTTCGTTACCGAAGCCCAGGCGAAGATCGCCGATGTGAAACTGCCCGCTGGCACCTTCACCGAGTGGGGCGGCCAGTTCGAGAGCCTTCAGTCGGCCTCCGAGCGGTTGGCAATCGTCGTGCCACTTTGCTTCGTCCTGATCTTCGCATTGCTCTATATGGCGTTGGGCGGTGCCTGGCCGGCCCTCGTCGTATTCACAGCCGTTCCCATGGCCCTGGCCGGCGGTGTGTTCGCTCTGGCCATGCGGGGGATACCCTTCTCCATCACGGCATCTGTTGGATTCATCGCGCTCTCAGGTGTGGCAGTCCTCAACGGCCTTGTCATGATGAGCGCTATCCGTAAGCGGCTTGACGATGGCGAAGGGATTGACGGCGCCATCATTGGTGGCGCGATGGAACGTGTACGGCCGGTGCTGATGACTGCTCTGGTCGCGAGCCTCGGCTTCATCCCGATGGCGCTCGCCACCGGTACGGGAGCCGAGGTGCAACGACCACTTGCGACCGTCGTGATCGGCGGCCTCATCACCTCGACGGCTCTGACGCTGCTCGTTCTTCCGGCGATCTCCGCGCTGATGTTCCGAATATTGGCAAAACGGAGAACTACCACAGAGCCGCCTGCGCAACTGGTGAAGGTGTGA
- a CDS encoding undecaprenyl-diphosphate phosphatase, translating to MTGQCAAGVDTGFVTLGYAKVAILGVVQGITELLPISSTAHMRVVPALLGWRDPGSAFSAAMQLAALAAVVSYFWQDVRRLAVGSVSAIGRRQFANPDLRLAIWIALATVPIVLAGALLSNSLNTCNSPFRALPVIGWACMAMAGLMGLSELLARHSRSVEKASLIDALLVGLAQVGALIPGVSRSGSTLTAALALGFKREEAARFSFLLGIPAIALAGSKELWELHKTHLDMHGWSVLAVGLVVASVSAFAAIWALMRVLERFSAWPFVIYRGMLGVLLLVATAKTWLV from the coding sequence ATGACCGGACAATGTGCCGCAGGCGTCGACACTGGCTTCGTGACACTGGGTTATGCCAAGGTTGCCATATTGGGCGTGGTGCAAGGTATCACCGAACTCCTGCCGATTTCATCGACCGCCCATATGCGCGTCGTGCCGGCCCTCTTGGGCTGGCGAGATCCCGGCTCGGCTTTTTCGGCCGCGATGCAACTCGCCGCGCTCGCCGCCGTGGTCAGTTATTTCTGGCAGGATGTCCGCCGCCTGGCGGTCGGTTCCGTGTCGGCGATCGGCCGTCGGCAGTTCGCCAATCCCGATCTCCGTCTGGCGATCTGGATCGCGCTCGCCACGGTTCCGATCGTACTGGCGGGTGCTCTGCTGTCCAACAGCCTCAATACATGCAACTCTCCCTTTCGCGCCCTCCCCGTGATTGGCTGGGCTTGCATGGCGATGGCGGGGCTGATGGGGCTCAGCGAGCTTCTGGCGCGCCACAGCCGCAGTGTTGAGAAGGCATCGCTGATTGATGCGCTGCTCGTCGGGCTCGCGCAGGTTGGTGCCCTTATTCCAGGCGTATCGCGCTCAGGATCGACGCTCACTGCCGCGCTCGCGCTCGGATTCAAGCGCGAGGAAGCGGCCCGCTTCTCGTTTCTGCTGGGCATTCCGGCTATCGCTCTGGCGGGATCGAAGGAACTATGGGAGTTGCACAAAACCCATCTCGACATGCATGGCTGGTCCGTTCTGGCGGTCGGCCTGGTTGTCGCGTCCGTTTCGGCATTCGCCGCGATCTGGGCGCTGATGCGCGTCCTTGAGCGGTTCTCCGCCTGGCCGTTCGTGATCTATCGGGGAATGCTGGGCGTTCTTCTGCTCGTTGCGACCGCCAAGACCTGGCTCGTTTGA
- a CDS encoding cation-translocating P-type ATPase, giving the protein MVEQTDAHAIAMGRWWRFKVHGLDCQNEVRLLKAVLVPLVGDEQLLSFQPKRGLLDVDVESGIVVEALIAAVSTTGMTAELQTADAFAEDKVEAGGCSSCSGEPTPVEQMLPDRPNSVIFKIHGMDCGDEVAVLKREVGPVVGLEKLSFDLINGRMSVAGATDALHHIEILKAVERTGMRAELWKEGVNSAGAQADQRRRRIQAALTIASGVLVVAGFAIHVRASGLAAVLHESLAREAHPPFLAMIAYSLAILSAVRYVAPKAVLAARRLRPDMNLLMIVAVAGALGIGQWFEAATVAFFFALALALEAWSLGRARRAVAALMDIAPDSARIRDAAGVEKDVPVADVAVGTQVIVPPGGKIPLDGRVVAGTSAVDQAPITGESVPVTVAQGAMVFAGTINGMGAIEIATTRPASDTTLARIVRMVGEAQSKRAPTEQWVERFARIYTPVVMALALAVFLVPPFLLGGSWAAWFYQALVLLVIACPCALVISTPVSIVAGLTGAARQGILVKGGVHLETPARITAIAMDKTGTLTLGRPKVIELIPLGDRDELELLAVAAAIEARSEHPIARAILDAAAERGVDVVPAKAVTAVPGKGVVGTIDGREAWVGSPGYLEERLGAAGNAALAAQLHRIAAAGLTGIIVGEAKSVIGLIAVGDAMRPEARQIVAQLHELGIAQIVMLTGDSRAPAQAIARATGVDEVHAELLPEQKVAAIERLVAQHGLVAMVGDGVNDAPAMARSGLGIAMGAIGSDAAIETADIALMQDDLSRLPWLIRHSRATLAVIRQNIGFSLAIKLVFAGLTLLGMASLWGAIAADVGASLLVVLNGMRLVGRDQRVR; this is encoded by the coding sequence ATGGTCGAGCAAACCGACGCGCACGCTATCGCGATGGGCCGCTGGTGGCGTTTCAAGGTCCACGGGCTCGACTGCCAGAATGAGGTCCGGCTTCTCAAGGCAGTCCTCGTCCCGCTTGTCGGGGACGAGCAGCTGTTGTCGTTCCAGCCGAAGCGCGGTCTCCTCGATGTCGATGTCGAGTCCGGCATCGTGGTGGAGGCGCTGATCGCGGCCGTATCGACCACCGGAATGACAGCCGAATTGCAAACCGCGGATGCATTCGCGGAGGATAAAGTAGAGGCCGGCGGTTGCAGCAGCTGCTCGGGCGAACCGACGCCTGTCGAACAGATGCTTCCTGACCGTCCGAATAGCGTCATCTTCAAAATCCACGGCATGGACTGCGGTGACGAAGTCGCGGTGCTCAAGCGCGAAGTCGGGCCGGTCGTCGGGTTGGAGAAGCTATCGTTCGATCTCATCAATGGCCGCATGTCGGTCGCGGGTGCTACCGACGCCCTACATCACATCGAAATATTGAAGGCGGTCGAGCGCACCGGCATGCGCGCCGAGCTCTGGAAAGAAGGCGTGAACAGTGCCGGCGCGCAAGCCGATCAGCGTCGGCGCCGCATCCAGGCGGCGCTGACGATCGCGAGCGGCGTGTTGGTCGTGGCGGGCTTTGCGATCCATGTCCGCGCGAGCGGCCTCGCCGCGGTGTTGCACGAGAGTCTGGCGCGGGAGGCTCATCCTCCCTTCCTCGCCATGATCGCCTATTCCCTGGCGATCCTCTCGGCGGTTCGGTACGTCGCCCCCAAGGCGGTCCTCGCGGCACGGCGGCTCCGGCCGGACATGAACCTGCTCATGATCGTCGCGGTGGCGGGCGCCCTCGGCATCGGGCAATGGTTCGAAGCGGCGACCGTGGCGTTCTTCTTCGCGCTTGCTCTCGCCCTCGAGGCATGGAGCCTTGGACGTGCCCGCCGCGCCGTCGCGGCGCTCATGGACATCGCGCCTGACTCTGCCCGAATACGGGATGCCGCAGGCGTCGAGAAGGATGTGCCGGTCGCCGACGTCGCGGTCGGAACGCAAGTGATCGTTCCGCCCGGCGGAAAAATTCCGCTCGATGGGCGTGTGGTTGCGGGGACGAGCGCGGTCGATCAGGCGCCGATTACAGGCGAGAGCGTACCCGTTACAGTCGCGCAAGGCGCAATGGTCTTTGCAGGAACCATCAACGGCATGGGCGCGATCGAGATCGCAACGACCCGGCCCGCTTCGGACACGACGCTCGCCCGTATCGTGCGCATGGTTGGTGAAGCGCAGAGCAAGCGTGCGCCGACCGAACAATGGGTGGAACGCTTCGCACGGATCTACACACCGGTGGTGATGGCGCTTGCGCTGGCGGTGTTCCTCGTGCCGCCGTTTCTGCTCGGGGGCAGTTGGGCCGCTTGGTTTTATCAGGCGCTGGTACTGCTTGTCATCGCCTGCCCCTGCGCCCTCGTCATCTCGACCCCCGTCAGCATCGTTGCGGGACTGACCGGTGCAGCCAGGCAGGGTATCCTGGTCAAAGGTGGCGTCCATCTCGAAACGCCTGCCCGCATCACCGCGATCGCCATGGACAAGACAGGGACGCTCACGCTTGGACGTCCCAAGGTGATCGAACTGATACCGCTCGGCGACCGGGACGAACTTGAGCTGCTGGCGGTTGCTGCCGCCATCGAAGCTCGAAGCGAACATCCTATTGCGCGTGCGATTCTCGATGCCGCAGCGGAACGCGGTGTTGACGTGGTCCCCGCAAAGGCCGTGACGGCGGTGCCCGGCAAAGGCGTCGTTGGCACGATCGATGGTCGGGAGGCCTGGGTCGGATCCCCGGGTTATCTTGAAGAGCGACTTGGGGCAGCCGGCAATGCTGCGCTTGCCGCCCAATTGCATCGTATCGCCGCCGCGGGATTGACCGGGATTATTGTCGGTGAGGCAAAGTCGGTCATCGGATTAATCGCGGTCGGTGACGCGATGCGTCCCGAGGCCCGACAGATCGTCGCGCAACTGCATGAACTTGGCATCGCGCAGATCGTCATGCTGACCGGTGACAGTCGCGCGCCTGCCCAGGCCATCGCGCGCGCGACCGGCGTGGATGAGGTTCACGCCGAGCTCCTTCCCGAACAAAAGGTCGCGGCGATAGAAAGGCTGGTAGCGCAGCACGGCCTCGTCGCCATGGTCGGTGACGGCGTCAATGATGCGCCGGCGATGGCGCGCTCGGGCCTAGGCATCGCCATGGGCGCGATTGGCAGCGATGCGGCGATCGAGACAGCGGATATCGCGCTGATGCAGGACGATCTCTCTCGCCTGCCGTGGCTCATCCGGCATTCGAGGGCGACGCTCGCCGTCATCCGGCAGAACATCGGCTTCTCGCTGGCCATAAAACTCGTTTTCGCAGGTTTGACGCTGCTTGGCATGGCGTCGCTCTGGGGCGCGATCGCTGCGGATGTCGGCGCATCCCTCCTGGTCGTGCTCAATGGTATGCGTCTTGTGGGTCGCGACCAGCGAGTTCGATAA
- a CDS encoding helix-turn-helix domain-containing protein: protein MSVELLSIGKLAKATGTKVETIRYYESVGLLAPPGRTKGNYRAYSAQHLARLSFIRRARALGFSIDQVQELLKLADQKDISCKAVDTIAREHLAEIDRKLRDLNTLRSELSSVIVQCGQGTISECRIIETLAPDSVAGG, encoded by the coding sequence ATGTCCGTCGAGCTACTCAGCATTGGAAAGCTCGCGAAAGCGACAGGGACGAAGGTCGAGACAATTCGCTACTATGAGAGTGTAGGCTTGCTTGCCCCGCCGGGGCGAACGAAGGGCAATTATCGGGCCTATTCCGCGCAGCATCTCGCACGGCTCAGCTTCATCCGCCGGGCACGCGCGCTGGGTTTCTCGATCGACCAGGTCCAGGAGCTTCTCAAGCTCGCGGACCAGAAAGACATTTCGTGCAAGGCCGTCGACACGATCGCCCGCGAACATCTCGCCGAGATCGACCGGAAGCTTCGGGATCTGAATACCCTCAGATCCGAACTGAGCAGCGTTATCGTCCAGTGCGGGCAGGGCACCATTTCCGAGTGCCGGATCATCGAGACCCTGGCGCCGGATTCCGTGGCGGGCGGTTAG